One part of the Prionailurus bengalensis isolate Pbe53 chromosome B2, Fcat_Pben_1.1_paternal_pri, whole genome shotgun sequence genome encodes these proteins:
- the TMEM200A gene encoding transmembrane protein 200A, translated as MIATGGVITGLAALKRQDSARSQHHVNLSPSPTAQEKKPVRRRPQADVVVVRGKIRLYSPSGFFLILGVLISIVGIAMAVLGYWPQKEHFIDAETTLSTNETQVIRNQGGVVVRFFEQHLHSDKMKMLGPFTMGIGIFIFICANAILHENRDKETKIIHMRDIYSTVIDIHTLRIKEQKHMNGIYTGLMGETEVKQNGSSCASRLAANTIAPFSGLRSSFRMDSSVEEDELALNENKSLGHLMPPLLADSSLSVFGLYPPPSKTTDDKTSGPKKCETKSIVSSSISAFTLPVIKLNNCVIDEPSIDNITEDAENLKSRSRNLSMDSLVVPLPNANESFQPVSMVLPRNHSIGESLSSQYKSSVALGPGAGQLLSPGAARRQFGSNTSLHLLSSHSKSLDLDRGPSTLTVQAEQRKHPSWPRLDRSNSKGYMKLENKEDPMERLLVPQAAIKKDFTNKEKLLMISRSHNNLSFEHDEFLSNNLKRGTSETRF; from the coding sequence ATGATAGCAACTGGTGGAGTGATAACTGGCCTGGCTGCCTTGAAAAGGCAAGACTCTGCCAGATCGCAGCATCACGTCAACCTCAGCCCATCACCTACTGCCCAAGAGAAGAAACCAGTCAGGCGTCGGCCACAGGCCGATGTCGTAGTCGTTCGAGGCAAAATCCGGCTGTATTCCCCATCtggtttttttctcattctgggaGTGCTTATCTCCATTGTAGGAATCGCAATGGCGGTCCTCGGCTATTGGCCccagaaagaacattttattgaTGCTGAGACGACACTGTCGACTAATGAAACTCAGGTCATTCGGAACCAAGGCGGTGTGGTGGTTCGCTTCTTTGAGCAACATTTGCATtctgacaaaatgaaaatgctcGGCCCTTTCACAATGGGGATTGgcatcttcattttcatttgtgcaAATGCCATTCTTCATGAGAACCGTGACAAAGAAACCAAAATCATACACATGAGGGATATCTATTCCACAGTCATCGACATCCACACGCTAAGAATCAAGGAGCAAAAGCATATGAATGGCATCTACACCGGTTTGATGGgagaaacagaagtaaaacagAATGGGAGCTCCTGTGCCTCGAGGCTGGCAGCAAATACCATTGCCCCTTTCTCAGGTCTTAGGAGCAGTTTTCGCATGGACAGCTCTGTCGAGGAGGATGAGCTGGCGCTAAACGAAAATAAGAGTTTGGGGCATCTTATGCCACCTTTGCTTGCTGAcagctctctgtctgtctttggcCTCTATCCACCTCCTTCCAAAACCACTGATGATAAGACCAGCGGCCCTAAGAAATGTGAAACCAAATCAATTGTGTCCTCGTCCATCAGCGCTTTTACATTGCCTGTGATCAAACTGAATAACTGTGTTATTGATGAGCCCAGTATAGATAACATCACCGAGGATGCTGAGAACCTCAAAAGTAGGTCAAGGAATTTGTCGATGGATTCCCTTGTGGTCCCTTTGCCCAACGCCAACGAGTCCTTCCAGCCAGTCAGCATGGTGCTCCCCAGGAATCATTCCATCGGGGAGTCTCTGTCGAGCCAGTACAAGTCCTCTGTGGCCCTTGGGCCTGGGGCTGGACAGCTCTTATCTCCTGGGGCTGCTAGAAGACAATTTGGGTCCAACACGTCTTTACATTTGCTCTCGTCACATTCAAAATCCTTAGACTTAGACCGGGGTCCCTCCACCCTAACTGTCCAGGCAGAACAACGAAAACACCCAAGTTGGCCTCGGTTGGATCGGAGCAACAGCAAAGGATATATGAAACTAGAGAATAAAGAGGACCCGATGGAGAGGCTGCTTGTACCCCAAGCTGCAATCAAAAAAGACTTTACCAATAAGGAGAAGCTTCTTATGATTTCAAGGTCTCACAATAATTTGAGTTTTGAACACGATGAGTTTTTGAGTAACAACCTAAAGCGGGGAACTTCTGAAACGAGATTTTAA